The Thunnus maccoyii chromosome 15, fThuMac1.1, whole genome shotgun sequence DNA segment ACCACACAACATACTGATGACAAAGGCCATGTTCCAAGGCTGGATTTGCATTAAATGTCATGtgattttgaatgaggttttaTTATTTCTGAAACAGAACCTGAAATTCTCTATATGAtgcaaattaaagctgcactagtcaacattttttaatgttaaaggggacatgtttttttggattttctgtgatttatatactgttatgatgttggatgtctgtgttaaacatagTCTAAGTAccaaaatttgaggtgaacatgtgtaaaaatgctccctgaaagtcaaaagccagggcttcagcctgttgtctttgtttataAGGTTGTTGCTAACATTGTTCCACAGGATGCTCgcgttgtccacttgcatattttggatcggaaTCGGGCTCggacatgtatggatgtatttgaaaagttctgagtaaagaacgagaaaatgaggtgaaatcctactactattgtttgtttacgtagtcTCCTGAGCCTTTTGGAatccaaccaatcagaatagagtgggTTTCTCAGGAGGGAGgatttaaagagacaggagctaaaacagcctgtttcagacagaggctggactgatgggctgcataaagagccagtataggataaataaagaattttatgaactgtaaatcatgcaaataaaTACCAATAGGTATATGGAAATGTGCTTGATATGTGGTAAAGCCAAAGGGTCAGTTGTAGTGACAAATCCACAGACAATTATCAACCAACTCTGCAATTAACCACTTTAAActcaatattttgtttttctggccCATAAACTTTAGTCACATTAAACCGCAAACTTTTCTACATGCTTCCTGTCCAGAACCAAAGGGCATAAAGTTAGCCCCTAGCTGGCGGAGACAGTCAAACATCTCTAAAGAGCCAGAgctttttctcaggagttggacatcaaaacagagctacaaggagagtgaatattggacttacatttgtcaggtgACCAGATTCACAACTCTAATGTTacattttcagcttgttctactgcccccaagtggccaaacaaatcaatgaatgcagctttaaagacaGGAACTGTCTGTTTCATTGTCATTGTCTGTTGCCCAGCTCTGTGGTTTTCATTGATCAGGTGCCCCACAAATCCTAAATATTGTCTAGAATATCAAAGTAATTTTGAGAGGTGTATTTCAGGAAGGGACAGTCAGGGAGTTAAATTAGTTCTTAAAGTAAATCGTGGAATATTAGAACATTTTTACGTTAAGTGACCTCATATGTACTGTACCTCTGAAAGGTTACGTTGGGAATTGGCAATGATACAGACGTGGCTGATTTTACATCCATGTTGCATGCTACTGTCAAAGTTCAGTCTTCATCaatgaatcagaaaaaaatggcaaatatttttcaaggtggagggggaaaaaaaagatatagaAAAAGAATTCCCACCGTGACCTTATGGGGGCTCTACACATAGTATACCAGACTGTATACTACTGTATACCAGAAAATCATTCAcaactgtatttattgtactatatatcattttaagctacatttttaaaagaaaaactacaacaaaatACCAGAAAGGATTCTATTTCTAAAAGTTATGGAAGCATTCTGACATAGTTATGAAATGTCATACATTTTACATGAGGGCCACAGTGGGAACCTGTCAtgtcattttagtttgtttcatTGCTCTTTATCAGTTCTgtgtcttttcttcctccttagTGTTCTGTCttgactgtgtttctgtgtgtgtgtgtgtgtgtgtgtttttcattttgttttctcatcaGACTTTCATTCCTCTGCCCATCTGTCTTCCTGCTTTCTGCTCGCTTAGGTCTGTTAttcagtttctcttcttttgtcaCCCTGcgcatctgtctgtctctctatgtGCCAcctttcctgtctgtctgcctacatctgtctgtcctcacTGCTTTACTCCtgtgtatgtttatttgctctctgtctgtcgGCTTActctgtttttccttctctgtgtcagtgtttttctaGCTGTCagagtttctctctttctgtaagTCCCTTtgtccctttctctctctctctctctctttctctccctatAACATTATCGctcatgtgtgcatgtatgtgcatgtgtgtgtgttctcatggTGTGCATGAACATGCCTGGTGGCTGAGCTGTGCTGGTGTGTTTGCTCTACAACTCAACactgtgtgcacatacagtatacgtGATCGTATGTCTGACTCATCACTGTCCTCCTGTTTGAGGggtgaaatattttttcagtgatgaaaaatatttctattttgagAAGTCTTTTTGACTTTAACAACAGATATTGGGAAGAAGCTGCCACGGATGCAGTGAAAACATCTTCAATATCTCAACACTGATTTGCTCACATTGTGATTAAATGCTCTTGTCTTAACAGTTGGTGTAGAAGAGGAATGCATACTTACTTTTAACtcattttaactgtgtttaaCCCATAAATAGAGACTCTTACTAAAACTGAGTATTACCATGTGGCTACTTCACATGGTTACACTTCTACTCACTACATGTTGAATTTACAGATTGATCTTCCTTGgtcatttttattcttatcTATGATGGTGTGGATGTTTTTTGCATGAATGTGATTGTGTCTCAGGTCCCTTCAGAAGACTGGGGAGGTGGATACGGTGGTGGCAGCGTTACTGACAGTGGAGGAGAGATTCCGTGCCGACGCATGCGAAGTGGCAGCTACATTAAGGCCATGGGCGACGATGATAGTGCTGACTCGGACACTAGCCCCAAAGCCTCGCCCAAGTCCACCCTGATCGCTCAAAGGGATGCTTTTAGACGATCTATCAGCATGGATCAAAGGTCAAATTCCACAAATGGAGTGTTTGTTAATGTTGAAATAGAAGATCCTTGAGTCATACTCACTTCGGCCTGCCACTCTCTGGTTTTTAACAACCAGGAGGACTTATTTTACAAGCTAGCTGTAATTGAATTACTACCTACATTATGCATCCATTTAATGTTTCTGTAGAAAACCTGGTTGCTTCATTTGAAAGCTGACATTTCATCATGgaaggaatttttttttattgttgctgaAATTCTGAAATTCATGCCTTTCATATCTCTGTAGCAAGTCTAGCTGCTACCGTGAGTTCCCGCGGCATATGACACCAACACGACAGATCAGTCACAGAGACCTCCTTTTATTCTCTGCTGCATGCACACACTTCAATATATACATTAAACATAAAGCCACCATGCGCCTGCTGTTGCCCGGCTTCTTCTGGCGCATGAGGTTGAGCCTCTCGAGTCCCTCAGTCTCACCAAATAATAGTTTCGGCCCTTGCCAAACAATCTTGATAGTCagcctgtctgtctttgtgatgTGCAGCAGTCATCTGAAGCCCACTACGCTACTGCATTTGAAAGGGAGAGTACAATTAGTTAACAAGCACCAGCTGTGCAAATCAACACACCTGGCACTGCTCTCCTGAGCCATCTCCAcacctctctctcctgcagctgAGCACCAACCACGCCCACCTCCACAATCCCTCCATTTTTTTGTTGCAGCATAAAAGTAGCAAGACACTCTTTAACTCTGCTGTTACAACTCTAATTCATGTTCACCACTTTTACAAGTGTTAAAATTGtattattaaattttattttaacatttaagcaGTCATCACTCATTTAGAGATGACTGTAAACCACAGAATCTTGAGGTGAGGATTTTGTCACAATATGATATTGAGAGACAATTAGTGATAGTACTGAATTACTGCCCAACCATagtacaaacacaacaacaaatctaACCTTGAATATCACATCAGCACAGTTCAATTACCActccaaaaatagaaaaagtaatagaaaaatagataaaatagaAAAGTAGCATTTGTGTTCCTATAGTATGGATACAGTATAGTATGGATACCTTCATGTATTCAAGTTCCTTGGGGAGTGGGGTTTGTCATTGGACTCAAGAGTTTGTAGATTTAACTGTACTGATCCAAAATGGAAATACCATACTACAAAGTTagactcacaggtcagtctcTGAACACTTTGCTCAGAGAGACCGAGGATAATCTTCCAGCTTTCATTattaaaactgggtggaaacaattagagagttttaaaaaaaagcctgcaTTGCAGAACaaatccaaagtctttagggtGGCCCTTCATATTGGGGCAGTGGCATGCAGTTCACTACTGAGGAGAATGGAGGGAATTATAGTTAGATGCATTGCAGCTTTTCCTTtaacatgaatgcagcattacaACACTCAAAATGACCTCAGCTGGCACAGTCATTGAACATTattcagtgacattttattGGATAGTTGTGGTTCACCAAAAGGTGTAGTGTGTGTTACAAACATGATGTTTTGACAAAAGTAGAGAGAAAATGGCTGGAGATTTTACATCCATAATATACTTAAGTAAGAAACTATTAGTGTCATCACACGCTGTAGTTGTTGCAGTCATCAGTAATGCTgattatatttgtgtttaatcCAGGTACTCATGTAAGCAGTGTACTGACTCCTATCCTAACAGCCGAACCACACCCAAAACCCACACCCGCTCCCGTAGTTACACCCGCTCCCTGACCAGCTCACAGGTAACAACtaatgtggtttgttttttggagATGTAGGTTTTAAGTTTTGCATTAACCAGAGGTCATTCCTCCTACTGAAGTGTCTTGACAGGAGCGTGCCCTAATTCCTTTCACTCTCACCTCCCCTCTCATCCTTCAGCTGGGAGACACGTTGAACCGTCAGTTTGAGGCAGTTTGTGAGACCATGTTCGGGGAGGTGGAGTCTCAAGCAGTCGAGGCCTTGGATCTTCCGGGGGTGTTTCGCACTCGCAGCCACAGCTATGTCCGCGCCATCCAGGCCGGCTGTTCCCAGGACGACGACTGCCTCTCCGTCTTCTCCATGTCAGGCCCCCAGGGAAGCATCAAGGGCGGGGccggtgagtgtgtgtgtgtgtgtgtatgggatTCGATGTgtggtgtctgtgtgagtgtgagaacGATGTGTGGTTGTCTTTGGTGTGGTGGAAACCTGGTGGGAGACACAGTAGGACGTGCCAGTGGGAGAATGAATTTTATGACAGCTTGTGTCTGCTTACCTCAACAAAACAAGTTTATGCactgacacacgcacacacacacacactcaagcagTGCACAGCTGTATGCAATGTgtgcattcatttttaattatcaaCCTTCCTCTGCTCTATTCCCTCAATTGCTATAATTTTTATCCGAGCTTTTTTGCTCTTCTGTGTGCATGCTGTAAGCAAAGGCTTGTGTGTAAGTTATTGTAGATGCTCTTTGTTCTCTGTCGTCTCGGTGCCTCCCTCTGTTTCGTCTCTGTATCTCATCTCTGCCATCATCCTCCCCAGTGTGATCGCAGGTTTCTCAGGCTCAGTAATAGGTACAGGAACACTCATGATTATGATGATAGCTCAATGTCTCCAGCTGCCCCTTTcccactgtctcactgtctctctgtctcattgCTTTGCCTTCTCAAGCCACATCTTCCTTGGTTTGAgacatgtttgcttgttgtgtgttttgtcttccCTCTGACATTTTTGGtgttatctttttttccttttctcttgcACAAGcgtaatatacagtacatctgcAGTaatttgtgattgtgtgtgtcgGTTCAGTAGACTGCAGAGCCACTCTAGTGCTTATATGACTAAAATTTCCAGGATTAGAGCAGCAAATCCTCCCCTGAGATTTATTAAAGCCTCCATGAAGTGTCATATACATCTACCACTAACACACATGCGCACTACACAAACTCAAACCCACATTCACCTCCATACATATATGCTGACACACTGGAGGTTAGACCATCATGGTAAGGATCTTTGCACTCTGAGACAAGCGGGCTGACAATAAAGGTGCTTGAAAAGAAATGCATTAGTTTGATCCTTTATTcagtgaactgtgtgtgtgtgtgcgcgcgtgtgtgtatatatgtgtatgtgtgtgtgcatatacgTTCGAACGAAGCTGTgtaggaggagaaagagacagagaatcTGCTGAAAAAAAGTGCACGtctcattttaatatttctatCAGGAAATTGCTTCATCTTCTTAAGAAGCAGAGTTAAGTTAGCTCAAGGGAAGAGgttttcttttctcacttctgtcatgtctgtcttttcCACCACCTCGCTCCCGCCTCTCACTGAAATTCACAccaaaagctgattttttttgtgtgaagaaattgtgtttttgagtTGCTTTTATGAATCTTCTTGTCACATCTTGTATTACCATTATTTCttaatgatttttgttttctctttttctctctgtattggTTCACCCCTTTTATGTCAACAAATTCCCCTCTTttcactctctgtctttcctttcaCCTTCTCCTTCCAGTCTGTCCCTTTTGTAAGTATCCACCTCCCCTGCTCCCTGTTGACATATTACCCATTTTGGTTTTAACAGCCCACTATGCCTCTGTGTTCCTTTCTCCCGCTCTTCTGACACTTCAGTCTTTCCTTATCGCAAAGGTGCTCCTCCCCCACTCCCGCCACGTATGTCCAAGTCTTCACTCTCAGTGCGAGCCCAGAGCAGCACTGAGTCCACCCAGGATGCATACTTCCAGAACAGCGGACAGTTGGCTGCAGGCTCAGGCCCTGGGCGCCCCAAACAGCACAGCAACTCCGTGGACCTGGGCGGCTCTGATGGGCCTTCAGGTCGCTCCTCCAGAGGCGGCTACTACATCACCGCAGGTCCTGGACGTTCCCGGCAGCACAGTAATTCGGCAGAGAGCCTGGACGGGGTCAGGAGTTCACGGGAGCTGGTGCCCTACGGAGGGGGTCCGGGAGTTGGGGTGAGGGCCAAACACAGCAGCTCGGCTGACAGTTTGCTGGAGGGGCCACCCAGGCCAGCCAGGGAGAGGGACAGCAGAGTCGGAGGCAGCCTGGGGAAGTCAGTCTCTCTGCCTCAGAACAGCATCGTTTTGAGTAAAGCTGGAGGGCAGGATGAAGGACGTGATGGGAGAAAGTGGAGGCCATCCATAGCTGTGCAGGTGAGAAAGgacagttttattaaaaatttgggcagttatatatttttttaaagctgataaATTTCTACAAtcaacaaaatgtcacaaaatagtgaaaaatcacatttcccCAGAACCCAAGATGATATGTTCAAATTGCCTATTTTTCTAAACAATGTAAAACCGAAGGATATTGGATTTGTATTGATATAAATCTCAGAAAATCAGTAAATCCCCACATTTGGGGAACTGAATCAGAAAATATGTGGCACCTTTGCTTGATAAGactttaattattaatcagttagcaaaattgttcattttctgtttattgactGATTTCAGCTCTAAACATTGTACTGAAATAAAATTACCACCCACTTACACAagttacattttaaagaaaaggtTTGACATTCTGGAAAATACGGTCTTGCCGAGAGTAAGATTAGAAGCTCCATACCACTCTCATGGCTGTGTGACAGTCATGAGTCACTTATCtgagcttagcataaagactgaagaCATTTGCTTATTCACTATCTTGCTGAGTGTTGAAGATACCTCTACAGTGTGTCTGtctattaaatatgaagctacagccagcagctggttagcttagcttagcagtaAGACtttttgaatgtgtaaatgtttttacacttcagctttagaggtgctagtaggcagattttgtttggacagagccaggtttCCAGTATTTATGCTAATCTAATCCATTTACTGAACAGACCACtgattgtatataaatatggacgtcatgacagctccccaaaagtgaagccaaaacatcttgatcgcGTCCTGGTGGCTTCACGTTTGCAtagcggtaggaagtggagtccatatttatatacagtcagtggtacggacatgagagtgatattgatcttcttcaatggcaagaaagcaaatcagcatgtttgccaaaatgtccaactattcttttaatttgttgtttatgGCATCTTTAAGCTGTGTGTTTCAGCAAATACCTCCATGCTCTGACTGTGGTGCTTTACGGCTTCTTCTGCTTCAGGTGGACAGCTCGGAGACTCTGTCAGATTCAGACGCGGAGGGCAAAGCTCTTACGGAGGTTCACTCTATAGGAGTCCAAGTGGAAGATGACAAAAGGTAATGGGAGCACGGCTAAAAATCAAAGAGTATCTAATTTTGAAATCTCTCCACAACTTGAGGTGTTTATTTTGCCTGACATTTAAGTTCAGTCCTTAATTATGGCCACAAACTTGCAAACTAAGATGTGCCTTTGTTTATTCGCTCATTTATCTCTGCCCCCAAAAGATATAGCTTCATCAAGAGTTTTTTGTCTGCCTACAGTAATTTATgtgaataatttaaatatataatttgaaACAGCCTTCATCTTCTGGGCATCCAACAGTGCAGCCACCTATGGTTGATTTCTAGGCTAGATCCtattatttcatttaacatttcatcagaCATCACAGCTTGAACTCAATAGCATTTGTTCCaagaatgtcttgttttttgccATTAGTGACTGTAACCATGACTACTCCGAATCATACACTCGACATGACTTTCACTCGTGATGCAGCCCTTCTCCTAATTATATCCAGCATTGCTTATGGGTCACAttcacacgcatgcatgcaagCACTCACAGCATCACATACTCCCAAACCTCGAACAGTGTGTGATCATGCACCTGTTAACAATATCCCCCACCTCCTGTAATGATCAAGGGTGACAGTGTGACATCGGGGGAGAAAACAGAAGTGCAAGAACGGAAATCTGAGTCACACCTCACACCTCATCACACAGCAAGGCAGGATGAGGGGAGGTGGGGTATAAACTTGTAATCGAGTAAACACTCATCACTGAGTCCATTGACAAGACATTTGCATACACTGGTGCGTCAGAGGATTTAGCAGGACATATCACAACCGAGTGAGTAGTAGTGACTGCAGTGACAGTATGACTATCTCTGCTATCTCAAATAGGAATGTGCAATtattggaagaaaaaaagataatttgaGAAAGGCTTTTGCGTGCGATACTTTGTGTGACTGGTTGGCTGTGGGCCTGCTGTGACTCGCTGTGTTGCAGACGGGCTCGTTTCAAGCGATCCAACAGCGTGACGGCAAGCGTGCAGGCCGACCTGGACCCCGAGGGCTTCCCGGGGCTCAGCATTGCCGTGCCAACACAGGACAAGAGTCTCCAGTTTGGCTGTTCATTCCAAAGGCACTCGTCAGAGCCAGAGTCAGCAAGCCAGTACACAGAGTGCCATCGCACTGTCCACACACAGGGACAGTGGGCCTACAGAGAGGTGGGTCTTCAGCAATGCACAAAACTGGGTCCAAACGGGGACCCcctcattaaaatgttgctctATAGTGCTACTAATGTCCAAAAACTCCACACGATACCTTGAAATTAAGTTTTCAAATTAACATAAGTTAAAGACAGTAAGACTCTTAACATGAAGCTAGtgataagattaaaaaaatgaaagaccAAGTGGAAAAGTATTGCACACAATTAATGcaagtatgatttttttttgttgaagtaACTTGACAATATAttgttgaaataaacaaaaaagatcTTTGAAAAGTATATCtacaaatgtgacatttttaaaaatatcaaaaatttAGCAAGCATTCAAAACCAGCAGTATTTTCAAAATGCTGTCTGAGACATTTGGTGACTTAATGTCAGAAATATGATTATCACATTTGCCAAATAatactatatttattttaattatttatcagtCAGTGCTCCAGTGTTGATGTGGTGGCTGTTGGGTGGTTTGACAGTTCTGGGAGGTGTTCAACTATACCTTATGGTCAAATAAAGACACTAATATATAATTCTGAGCACCCATTATTGATAGTCCAAGTACCATGTGTCCAACAGTTTTCTCTTATGTTATCCCAGGACTTTATCCAGAGTGGCTACACCACTGAGGCCTGCCCAACAGACCCACGCCCCCACCAGCACCCGCACTTGCCTCCACGTTCCCACTCCCCACTCCCCATCACCGCTGAGCGTGCCTGGGCGGGGACACCGTCCCTGGAGGGCCCCCGGAGTCTGCCTGACTCAGGCCGGGCCTCGCCCTGCATGAGAGATGGAGAGTTCTTCTTACGCCTGCTGCAGACAGAggtggagaggatggagggcTGGTGCCAGAAcatggagagagaggcagaggagaatGAACTGCCAGAGGAGAGTGAGTTTGGGAGTAGGGTGCTGAGGATCAGAGATGAAGATAAATGAACAGTTCTTGGGTTTCTAACATCTAACACTACGTCTGCATGGTTTTTCACCCTAGTTCTTGAGCTGATTCGTAATGCAGTTGGCAGCGCCCAGATGCTAATGTCTCAGAAAGTCCAGCAGTTCTTCCGCCTCTGTCAACAAAGTGTGGTGAGTATTGCATGCAAAACCATGGcaacacacatcacatatgGTACATGGTTTTGCGGAGATTCACTGTCGCCAAAGGCAAAACGAGCTTTTCTGCAAAATCACCTCTTCAGaaatttaatatgatttttttgtctttacacCCTTTTACACATCTTCATTTATTATTCCCCTCACACACCATATCCCGTCTCCCTGCCCACCCAGGACCCATCCGCTTACCCCCAGCCCACCTCTCAGGACCTGGCAGGTTTGTGGGACCTGCTCCAGCTCAACATAGAGGACGTCAGGGTCAAGTTTCAGGACCTCCAGAGGCTCAAGGAGTCTGGTTGGAGGCTCCCACCTGAAAAGAAGGTGAGAGGTCCAGGGGTCCAAACAGCCTTGGTTTCCCTTCAGCACTCCCCCAGAGCTAAGATGGCAGTGTGCAGAAGAGTAGCGCCGATGGTCGTGCCCTCCAAGCCTTTGCAAGCTGTGAAAGTACAGAGCAGCAAAAGGAACTGAGCTGAGATGCCCATGACTGCGGAGTCTTAAACTGCTAGAAATTGTTTGAAATGCATATCAGCATTTTTAGACAAAAGAAAGTACTTGTCTATTACATTATTGTCTCTAAAGATTAGGGTGCTCACTGAACAGCTAAATTATTCTTGATAGTTTAAGGAGAATTAACaattgtttctcttttcctctttttcttttacattttctttgtggacctttttctgttcttctcccatttcatttcctttttattcatCCACAATGTCAATGCATGCTGAGATAtattttttgctgatatttttttgttgattttggctGTTATTTGTCTGTCGTAATGTCTCGGTCCATGATTCTTCCTCACTTGAATTTTACCCTTTTTGTTGATGGTCTTGCCCTTTGGTTTCTTATTCTCTTCTCCCAATATCTCCACTTCTGCATGGGATCCTCCCACacaaaccattttttgtaccacCCAACATGGTAACTCCACTGTCCGTTTTCATCTTATATCTACGTCTCAATGTCACCGGGTTAGGAGGATAAGAAGCTTCCTCCTCCCTTACCAAAGAAGCCAGCAGGCGGGGTGAGTGGCAGCCTCCGGGCCGATAGCGTCGGGGATGTAGGGGCCGGAGGTGGGTCAGGGGGCCTGGTGGTGCCTCGTGTGGGTGGACATACCCTACCCATCAGGGAGAAGTCCCTGGACCTCGGGGACCGTCAGAGGACAGAAGCGAGGAGGAGGC contains these protein-coding regions:
- the dlgap3 gene encoding disks large-associated protein 3, with the protein product MKGYHVSRSMSQHSSGGGGGGPCHCTPEECDGPGRDYYQGHSDGHYYPPAGPAESLALERHHSHSHSHSHSHSGGGTFPRSHPSQHPPLQSFDSCEECLSSGHGGKMHRIPPNLMDQFEKQVPFHPDGFHTLQYQRTASGGAEQRSESPSRIRHLVNSVQRLFAKSHSLEAPSKREYNGTRGGGDYRGERGGGHRSGGEDGGGHYSGHQSRSTRRSKSRERSKSGDSRHESGRRHRSRTAGWWSSDDNLDSDSSFLVSGGRRGYPSGHESLDAAIQELTMKKPKERGGGPGPGHGECMACTTMALAGSEGGGHHGHHGHSLKRSTWSAMTVSQAREVYPSTRGGGGYDKALVPIESKLKERTFHYLQVPSEDWGGGYGGGSVTDSGGEIPCRRMRSGSYIKAMGDDDSADSDTSPKASPKSTLIAQRDAFRRSISMDQRYSCKQCTDSYPNSRTTPKTHTRSRSYTRSLTSSQLGDTLNRQFEAVCETMFGEVESQAVEALDLPGVFRTRSHSYVRAIQAGCSQDDDCLSVFSMSGPQGSIKGGAVFPYRKGAPPPLPPRMSKSSLSVRAQSSTESTQDAYFQNSGQLAAGSGPGRPKQHSNSVDLGGSDGPSGRSSRGGYYITAGPGRSRQHSNSAESLDGVRSSRELVPYGGGPGVGVRAKHSSSADSLLEGPPRPARERDSRVGGSLGKSVSLPQNSIVLSKAGGQDEGRDGRKWRPSIAVQVDSSETLSDSDAEGKALTEVHSIGVQVEDDKRRARFKRSNSVTASVQADLDPEGFPGLSIAVPTQDKSLQFGCSFQRHSSEPESASQYTECHRTVHTQGQWAYREDFIQSGYTTEACPTDPRPHQHPHLPPRSHSPLPITAERAWAGTPSLEGPRSLPDSGRASPCMRDGEFFLRLLQTEVERMEGWCQNMEREAEENELPEEILELIRNAVGSAQMLMSQKVQQFFRLCQQSVDPSAYPQPTSQDLAGLWDLLQLNIEDVRVKFQDLQRLKESGWRLPPEKKEDKKLPPPLPKKPAGGVSGSLRADSVGDVGAGGGSGGLVVPRVGGHTLPIREKSLDLGDRQRTEARRRLLQTKRTASFRQNSATESADSIEIYIPEAQTRL